From a single Bacillus pseudomycoides DSM 12442 genomic region:
- a CDS encoding BrxA/BrxB family bacilliredoxin has product MNDVVRQAREEIVSAGYTELTTPSAVDEAFQQTGTTLVMVNSVCGCAGGIARPAAAHSVHYDKRPDHLVTVFAGQDKEATARAREYFEGYPPSSPSFALLKDGKIVTMVERHEIEGHEPMQVIAKLQSYFEENCKEV; this is encoded by the coding sequence ATGAATGATGTTGTCCGTCAAGCGCGTGAAGAAATTGTTTCCGCTGGATATACAGAATTAACAACACCATCCGCAGTTGATGAGGCATTTCAGCAAACAGGTACGACACTTGTAATGGTAAACTCAGTATGCGGTTGTGCAGGTGGTATTGCTCGCCCTGCTGCTGCGCATTCCGTACATTATGATAAACGTCCAGATCACCTTGTAACAGTATTTGCGGGGCAGGACAAAGAGGCAACAGCACGTGCACGTGAATATTTTGAAGGATATCCACCATCTTCTCCGTCTTTCGCATTATTAAAAGATGGAAAGATTGTAACGATGGTTGAACGCCATGAAATCGAAGGCCATGAGCCAATGCAAGTCATTGCAAAATTACAATCGTACTTTGAAGAGAATTGTAAAGAGGTTTAA
- the adhE gene encoding bifunctional acetaldehyde-CoA/alcohol dehydrogenase — protein MVVKEKVVNETQEVVEMIEALVKNGKKALQALEGFTQEQIDKIVHEMALAGVDQHMPLAKMAVEETGRGVYEDKCIKNIFATEYIWNSIKNDKTVGIIREDPHEEVIEIAEPVGVVAGVTPVTNPTSTTMFKAIIAIKTRNPIIFAFHPSAQQCSIAAAKTVRDAAVKAGAPENCIQWIEKPSVEATKQLMNHEGVALVLATGGAGMVKSAYSTGKPALGVGPGNVPCYMEKSANVKRAVNDVILSKTFDNGMICASEQAIIVDKEIYNDVKQEMIANNCYFVTEDERKKLEKLVINENTCAVNSDIVGKSAHYIASLVGIAVPEDTKMLVAEIKGVGANYPLSREKLSPVLACIKANSLEEGLQHCENMLELGGLGHSAVIHSTNTEVQKQFGLRMKACRLIVNAPSAQGGIGDIYNAFIPSLTLGCGSYGKNSVSQNVTATHLMNVKRLANRKKNMQWFKLPPKIYFEKHATQYLASMPNISRAFIVTDPGMVQHGYIDVVTHYLGQHRNDVKVEIFSEVEPDPSDETVFKGAEMMRSFKPDVIIALGGGSAMDAAKGMWLFYEHPETEFFGIKQKFLDIRKRTCKYPKLGTKAQFVAIPTTSGTGSEVTPFAVITDKKNNIKYPLADYELTPDVAIVDPQFVKTVPPHVTADTGMDVLTHAIEAYVSIMANDYTDGLALKAIDLVFKYLPRAYKDGNDEEAREKMHNASAIAGMAFANAFLGINHSLAHKIGPEFHIPHGRANAILMPHVIRYNAIKPRKHALFPKYEHFVADERYAHIARMLGLKARTVEEGVESLVQAIIALGKELNINMSVAGQGIEKEAFEAVVDILSERAFEDQCTTANPKLPLISELKEVYMQAYKGV, from the coding sequence ATGGTAGTCAAAGAGAAAGTTGTAAATGAAACGCAAGAAGTGGTAGAAATGATTGAGGCGTTAGTAAAGAATGGTAAAAAAGCTTTACAAGCATTAGAAGGTTTTACACAGGAACAAATTGATAAAATTGTACATGAAATGGCACTTGCGGGCGTGGATCAACATATGCCGCTTGCAAAAATGGCTGTTGAAGAAACGGGACGCGGTGTGTATGAGGATAAATGCATTAAAAATATTTTTGCAACTGAATATATTTGGAATAGCATAAAAAATGACAAAACAGTGGGGATTATTCGTGAGGATCCACATGAGGAAGTAATAGAAATTGCAGAGCCGGTCGGTGTGGTTGCTGGGGTAACGCCAGTAACAAATCCAACGTCAACAACGATGTTTAAAGCGATCATTGCGATAAAAACGAGAAACCCAATTATTTTTGCATTCCACCCTTCAGCGCAGCAATGTTCTATCGCAGCTGCAAAAACAGTGCGCGATGCTGCAGTGAAAGCTGGTGCACCAGAGAACTGTATTCAATGGATTGAAAAGCCTTCTGTTGAGGCAACAAAACAATTAATGAATCATGAAGGTGTAGCGCTTGTTCTGGCAACAGGAGGAGCAGGAATGGTAAAATCAGCATATTCAACTGGTAAACCAGCTTTAGGAGTAGGACCAGGTAACGTTCCATGTTATATGGAAAAATCAGCGAATGTGAAACGTGCTGTGAATGATGTAATCTTATCAAAAACATTTGATAACGGTATGATTTGTGCTTCTGAACAAGCAATTATTGTAGACAAAGAGATCTATAATGATGTGAAACAAGAAATGATAGCAAACAATTGTTATTTTGTAACAGAAGATGAACGGAAGAAATTAGAGAAACTTGTCATTAATGAAAATACATGTGCAGTAAATAGCGATATTGTTGGGAAATCTGCTCACTACATTGCATCACTAGTAGGAATTGCAGTACCAGAAGATACAAAAATGCTGGTTGCAGAAATTAAAGGAGTCGGCGCAAATTATCCGCTATCCCGCGAAAAATTAAGCCCAGTATTAGCTTGTATAAAAGCAAATTCATTAGAAGAAGGATTGCAGCATTGTGAAAACATGTTAGAGCTTGGCGGTTTAGGACATTCTGCAGTTATTCATTCTACAAATACAGAAGTACAAAAACAGTTTGGTTTACGTATGAAAGCATGTCGTCTTATTGTGAATGCTCCGTCAGCACAAGGCGGAATTGGTGATATATATAATGCTTTCATTCCATCGCTTACACTTGGATGCGGATCATACGGAAAGAACTCTGTATCTCAAAACGTAACGGCAACTCATTTAATGAACGTAAAGAGACTTGCAAATAGAAAAAAGAATATGCAGTGGTTCAAGCTGCCACCAAAAATTTATTTTGAAAAACACGCTACGCAATATTTAGCAAGTATGCCAAACATTTCACGAGCATTCATTGTAACAGATCCTGGAATGGTTCAACATGGATATATTGATGTAGTAACGCATTATTTAGGTCAACATAGAAATGATGTAAAAGTAGAAATATTCTCTGAAGTAGAACCAGATCCATCAGATGAAACTGTATTTAAAGGTGCAGAAATGATGAGAAGCTTCAAGCCAGACGTGATTATTGCTCTTGGCGGCGGATCAGCGATGGATGCAGCAAAAGGAATGTGGCTATTTTATGAGCATCCAGAAACAGAATTCTTTGGTATCAAACAAAAGTTTTTAGATATTAGAAAACGTACATGCAAATATCCAAAACTAGGAACTAAAGCGCAGTTTGTTGCGATTCCTACAACATCTGGAACAGGATCAGAAGTGACACCATTTGCGGTTATTACAGATAAAAAGAATAATATCAAATACCCGCTTGCTGATTATGAATTAACACCAGACGTTGCAATCGTTGACCCGCAGTTCGTTAAGACAGTACCACCACATGTAACTGCTGATACAGGAATGGATGTATTAACACATGCGATTGAAGCGTACGTATCTATTATGGCAAACGATTATACAGATGGATTAGCTTTAAAAGCAATTGATCTTGTCTTTAAATATTTACCACGTGCATATAAAGATGGAAATGACGAAGAAGCTCGTGAAAAAATGCATAATGCTTCAGCAATTGCTGGGATGGCATTTGCCAATGCGTTTCTTGGTATTAACCATAGCTTAGCGCATAAAATTGGACCGGAGTTTCATATTCCGCATGGACGTGCTAATGCAATCTTAATGCCGCATGTTATTCGCTATAATGCAATTAAACCAAGAAAACATGCACTATTCCCTAAATATGAGCACTTTGTTGCGGATGAGCGTTATGCACATATCGCAAGAATGCTTGGTCTTAAAGCACGTACAGTAGAAGAAGGCGTGGAATCATTAGTACAAGCTATTATCGCCCTTGGAAAAGAATTAAATATTAATATGAGTGTTGCTGGCCAAGGTATTGAAAAAGAAGCATTTGAAGCGGTTGTTGATATACTTTCTGAACGAGCATTTGAAGATCAATGTACAACGGCAAATCCGAAATTACCGCTTATTTCAGAGTTGAAAGAAGTGTATATGCAAGCTTATAAAGGTGTATAG
- a CDS encoding YrhC family protein: protein MKELQQKIADYIRFGQVLLALATFLMIGLLIPNGGRETVQSFAMMGVIVLFLGMSFFFFKRVKVLRDRLEENEYE, encoded by the coding sequence ATGAAAGAATTACAACAGAAAATAGCAGATTATATTCGCTTCGGTCAAGTTCTTCTTGCGCTAGCCACATTTTTAATGATTGGTTTATTAATCCCAAATGGAGGGAGAGAAACTGTACAATCCTTTGCGATGATGGGTGTTATTGTTTTATTTTTAGGGATGTCATTTTTCTTTTTCAAGCGTGTTAAAGTATTGCGTGACAGGTTAGAGGAGAACGAGTATGAATAA
- a CDS encoding HAD family hydrolase: MGKIQISGEVIETKAIAFDKDGTLFHAIPFWQEIDRMRKYKFSQIVGKKYEPLWEKAVGFVPPNKVDFKGLLAVASEEEEIIVVASLLYQIKKYPWHRCKELATTIFEESNEQLSIEQAFHPIQGITECIISLQKEEIYTGILTSDNKVRTKKCIDLLNIPSLQFLFTPEDVENGKPHPEMITKACEQLDIRPNELVMIGDTVVDVKMAKEAGSIAVGIANHEHAIKELTPYADFIITDYNDIQVLTKKRQ, encoded by the coding sequence ATGGGAAAAATTCAAATTTCTGGAGAGGTTATTGAAACGAAAGCAATTGCCTTTGATAAAGATGGTACATTATTTCACGCGATTCCATTTTGGCAGGAAATTGATAGAATGCGAAAATACAAATTTTCACAAATTGTTGGTAAAAAGTATGAACCTCTGTGGGAAAAAGCAGTTGGATTTGTACCTCCAAACAAAGTTGATTTTAAAGGCCTGTTAGCGGTCGCATCTGAAGAAGAAGAAATTATTGTTGTCGCCAGCCTTTTATATCAAATCAAAAAATATCCATGGCACCGTTGCAAAGAGCTCGCTACTACCATATTTGAAGAAAGTAATGAGCAATTATCCATTGAACAAGCTTTTCATCCTATTCAAGGGATAACTGAATGCATTATTTCTTTGCAAAAAGAAGAAATATACACAGGTATTCTTACCTCGGACAATAAGGTGAGAACAAAAAAATGTATTGATTTACTTAACATACCATCTCTTCAATTTCTCTTTACGCCAGAAGATGTAGAAAACGGAAAGCCTCATCCAGAAATGATTACAAAAGCATGTGAACAGCTTGATATTAGACCAAATGAGCTAGTAATGATTGGAGATACTGTTGTAGATGTAAAAATGGCTAAAGAGGCCGGAAGTATTGCTGTAGGCATTGCTAATCATGAACATGCTATAAAAGAACTAACACCTTATGCAGATTTTATTATTACCGATTACAATGATATACAAGTTTTAACAAAAAAAAGACAGTAG
- a CDS encoding LacI family DNA-binding transcriptional regulator, which yields MSKATVSRVINHHPYVRPELRARVQAIIDEKNYVPVATAKDLRRLQTKLIGVVVPNLHHPFFSQLIQELSGILKIDRYDVVILQSNYEIEREREFLQYIRTKKLDGLIFTTLSLPIEEIERAITSGAIVICNEHVETELVSTVQFDEELAGYIGTRHLLENGYTRIGFCYDTLKSKAQRKRYQGYKRALKEYGLQLQQEWVFPNCYGLKDGKRVIDSIHSMQNAPDSIFTGSDEIAAGIIMEAQKLKIAIPQDFGVIGFDNQELSMIMHPNITTINTSITSMAKNSIVLLHKQLRGEPVQRIQLPISIIERESTRRE from the coding sequence GTGTCTAAAGCAACCGTTTCCCGTGTGATCAATCATCATCCGTATGTACGTCCAGAATTAAGGGCGAGAGTGCAAGCGATTATTGATGAAAAAAATTATGTACCTGTGGCGACAGCGAAAGATCTACGTCGTCTACAAACAAAATTAATCGGTGTAGTCGTACCAAATTTACATCATCCCTTTTTTAGTCAGTTAATTCAAGAGTTAAGTGGTATTTTAAAAATAGATCGTTATGATGTCGTGATATTACAATCAAATTATGAAATTGAGAGAGAAAGAGAATTTTTACAATATATTAGGACGAAAAAGTTAGATGGGCTTATTTTTACTACACTTTCTTTGCCAATAGAGGAAATAGAGCGTGCGATAACTTCAGGAGCTATTGTTATTTGTAATGAACATGTAGAAACAGAACTCGTATCTACAGTTCAATTTGATGAAGAGCTAGCTGGTTACATTGGAACGAGGCATCTTTTGGAAAATGGATATACACGTATAGGATTTTGTTACGATACATTAAAAAGTAAAGCGCAGAGAAAAAGATATCAAGGGTATAAAAGAGCTTTAAAGGAGTATGGTCTACAGTTACAGCAAGAATGGGTATTTCCAAATTGCTATGGGCTGAAGGATGGGAAGAGGGTAATAGATAGCATTCACTCCATGCAAAATGCCCCAGATTCCATCTTTACAGGCAGTGATGAAATAGCTGCTGGAATTATTATGGAGGCTCAAAAGTTGAAAATTGCGATCCCACAAGATTTTGGTGTTATAGGATTTGATAATCAAGAACTTTCGATGATAATGCATCCTAATATAACAACGATTAATACCTCCATTACAAGTATGGCAAAGAATTCTATCGTATTATTACATAAACAATTGCGAGGAGAGCCTGTACAACGTATACAATTACCTATTTCAATTATAGAAAGAGAATCTACAAGAAGGGAGTAG
- a CDS encoding GNAT family N-acetyltransferase — MFHTDRLQFRKYTMDDLDFYASLWGNVKVMRYIGNGTPKTYVQCKKSLESWVLPSYKNGLGLFLMIEKETDTPIGHAGLVRQQVDGREEIEIGYWLLPEYWGKGYAKEAATAFRDYGFQVLSLNKLISLINPDHPASIFVARKTGMSYEKTASFHGIDVLVYAIKRTG, encoded by the coding sequence ATGTTCCATACAGATCGTTTACAATTTCGAAAATATACAATGGATGACTTAGATTTCTATGCTTCCTTATGGGGAAATGTGAAAGTAATGCGCTACATTGGGAACGGAACGCCAAAAACATATGTGCAGTGTAAGAAAAGTCTGGAAAGCTGGGTTCTTCCTAGTTATAAAAACGGTTTAGGATTATTTCTAATGATTGAAAAGGAAACAGATACTCCAATTGGTCACGCAGGACTCGTTAGGCAACAAGTAGATGGAAGAGAAGAAATTGAAATTGGGTACTGGTTACTTCCAGAGTATTGGGGAAAGGGATATGCAAAGGAAGCAGCAACAGCTTTTCGAGATTATGGTTTTCAAGTGTTAAGTTTGAATAAGCTCATTTCTCTTATTAATCCAGATCATCCTGCTTCTATCTTTGTTGCCCGAAAAACAGGAATGAGTTATGAGAAGACAGCATCATTTCATGGAATAGATGTTCTTGTATATGCAATTAAAAGAACAGGATAA
- a CDS encoding CPBP family glutamic-type intramembrane protease → MLTSIGFGLQHYSLGFSWSVSTAFIIAGIFYGGIVVKSNRIIPAIIWHVILNILMVFSSLIL, encoded by the coding sequence TTGCTTACAAGCATTGGTTTTGGTTTACAGCATTACTCCTTAGGTTTTTCTTGGAGTGTTTCCACCGCTTTTATTATAGCTGGTATATTTTATGGAGGAATAGTTGTGAAATCAAATCGTATCATTCCAGCTATTATATGGCATGTAATTTTAAACATATTAATGGTATTTAGTAGTCTCATTCTTTAA
- a CDS encoding GNAT family N-acetyltransferase has translation MYIYHNGLIIREGTTGVPAYAIKSLFEDAGWSNNSIPSWQIEKFTIAFENSTWAFTIWDEEEMIAMVRVISDQIMAANIMDLVVKYEYRGKGLGKKLVSLCMQKLPHGDWFAHTSANNFDFYRSCGFEVRDLSQNGTCAYYGYNEAKKAGHR, from the coding sequence TTGTATATTTATCATAATGGACTCATTATTCGAGAAGGAACGACAGGTGTGCCAGCTTATGCAATTAAAAGTTTATTTGAAGATGCGGGCTGGAGTAACAATAGCATTCCATCATGGCAAATTGAAAAATTTACGATAGCATTTGAAAATTCTACGTGGGCTTTTACGATTTGGGATGAGGAAGAAATGATTGCGATGGTTCGTGTTATTTCTGATCAGATAATGGCTGCAAATATTATGGATTTAGTTGTGAAGTATGAATATAGAGGAAAAGGATTAGGAAAGAAGCTCGTTTCCCTTTGTATGCAGAAACTCCCTCATGGAGATTGGTTTGCTCATACTTCTGCGAATAATTTTGATTTTTATCGTAGTTGTGGTTTTGAGGTGCGGGATTTATCTCAAAATGGGACGTGTGCTTATTATGGTTATAATGAAGCGAAAAAAGCAGGACATCGATAA
- a CDS encoding MaoC family dehydratase, producing the protein MNIKVGDTFRYERTFTEEEVLEFAHLTGDKGRHHMEHDEQGRLMVHGLLTASIGTKIGGEVHYIARELVSEFIRPVFTGDTITCDVTLTSVEQLEGYKKVSIESIYRNQKGKEVLVGSSYGIIRE; encoded by the coding sequence ATGAATATTAAAGTAGGAGATACGTTTCGGTACGAAAGAACATTTACAGAAGAAGAGGTTTTGGAATTTGCTCATCTTACAGGTGATAAAGGGAGACATCATATGGAACATGATGAGCAGGGACGTTTAATGGTGCATGGGTTATTAACTGCAAGTATTGGAACGAAAATTGGTGGAGAGGTACATTACATAGCACGGGAATTAGTAAGTGAATTCATCAGGCCTGTTTTTACTGGAGATACAATTACTTGTGATGTAACTCTTACAAGTGTGGAACAATTGGAAGGGTACAAAAAGGTATCGATAGAGTCGATTTATCGTAATCAAAAAGGGAAAGAAGTATTAGTAGGATCAAGCTATGGAATTATACGAGAATAA
- a CDS encoding helix-turn-helix domain-containing protein, producing MNIGSAIREIRQRRGVTIAQICEGTGLSKGFMSQVENNKTSPSISTLETISKFLNVPLPYLLLEQKDHMKIVKKEERKYSVYGKDEQRIEHVAEQGGLRLSLVEIPAGFPKENIPNAHEGEECHLVLRGKLEVQHGEDIAIVEEGDSFSWSACVPHIVRNIGEDSALLLISSHAENRKRVY from the coding sequence ATGAATATCGGTTCTGCAATACGTGAAATTCGTCAGCGCAGAGGCGTCACTATCGCCCAAATTTGTGAAGGAACAGGACTTTCTAAAGGTTTTATGAGCCAGGTCGAGAATAATAAAACTTCTCCATCTATCTCAACTTTAGAAACAATTTCCAAATTTTTAAACGTTCCTCTCCCTTATTTATTACTTGAGCAAAAAGATCACATGAAAATTGTAAAAAAGGAAGAACGAAAATACAGTGTGTATGGAAAAGATGAACAAAGGATTGAACATGTCGCTGAGCAAGGAGGCCTTCGTTTATCTTTAGTAGAAATCCCAGCTGGATTCCCAAAAGAAAATATACCAAATGCTCATGAAGGTGAAGAATGCCATCTTGTTTTGCGCGGTAAATTAGAAGTACAGCACGGAGAAGATATCGCGATTGTGGAAGAAGGAGATTCTTTCTCCTGGAGTGCATGTGTGCCACATATTGTGCGTAATATTGGCGAAGACTCCGCATTATTACTCATCTCGAGCCATGCTGAAAATCGAAAACGTGTATATTAA
- a CDS encoding DoxX family protein, whose amino-acid sequence MNQHIGNLIIRIVLGVTFFMHGLAKFQSGIDNIAGWFTSIGLPGALAYGVATVELVGGLLLIIGLGVRYIGLLFALILVGAIVKVKWSAGLLGDGKNPGYELDLALLAMGLYLFVVKAEGFVDNFLKATVFKKH is encoded by the coding sequence ATGAATCAACATATTGGTAATTTAATTATTCGTATCGTATTAGGAGTAACGTTTTTTATGCATGGTTTGGCAAAGTTCCAATCAGGCATTGATAATATTGCAGGATGGTTTACAAGCATTGGTTTACCAGGTGCTCTTGCATACGGCGTAGCGACAGTAGAATTAGTTGGTGGTCTGTTATTGATTATCGGTTTAGGTGTACGGTATATTGGATTATTATTCGCACTTATTTTAGTTGGAGCAATTGTAAAAGTAAAATGGTCTGCTGGTTTATTAGGAGATGGAAAGAATCCAGGATACGAATTAGACCTTGCATTGTTGGCAATGGGTCTTTACTTATTCGTTGTTAAAGCTGAAGGTTTTGTAGATAACTTCTTAAAAGCAACTGTATTCAAAAAACATTAA
- a CDS encoding VOC family protein: MDFRLHPSTTLGAVHLYVSNLQQSLAFYTDVLRLKVVREEEHIATLGNESNEPLLIIEEKENALPKQRSRTGLYHFAILLPSRQDLANILLHLVQKVYPLHGGADHYFSEAIYLADPDGNGIEIYHDRQREVWRDEKGELPFVSNPLDGDGLLQQGNEWNGFPSGTVMGHIHLHVADLEEAKRFYVDGLGFEVTIPVRNGALFVSAGGYHHHVGLNTWQGEGVPPQMPNSVGLKYFTIVLVDEKEKEQVCESLKYIGAIAMYKDGIMQVEDPFGHCIQLIVKGEA; this comes from the coding sequence ATGGACTTTCGACTTCATCCCAGTACAACACTCGGTGCAGTTCATTTATATGTATCGAACTTACAACAGTCTCTAGCATTCTATACAGATGTGTTACGATTGAAAGTGGTAAGAGAAGAGGAGCATATCGCTACACTTGGTAATGAAAGTAATGAACCACTTCTTATAATAGAAGAGAAAGAAAATGCTCTTCCAAAACAAAGAAGTCGCACTGGTTTATATCACTTTGCAATCTTACTACCAAGTAGACAAGATTTAGCAAATATTCTTCTTCATCTTGTGCAGAAAGTGTATCCGTTACATGGCGGGGCAGATCATTACTTTAGCGAAGCAATTTATTTAGCTGACCCAGATGGAAATGGAATCGAAATTTATCATGATCGTCAAAGAGAAGTATGGCGTGATGAAAAGGGAGAGCTTCCGTTTGTTAGCAACCCATTAGATGGAGACGGATTATTACAACAAGGAAATGAGTGGAATGGATTTCCAAGCGGAACTGTAATGGGACATATCCATTTACATGTTGCTGATTTAGAAGAAGCAAAACGTTTTTATGTAGATGGGCTTGGATTTGAAGTGACGATTCCAGTCCGAAATGGTGCATTATTTGTTTCAGCAGGTGGCTATCATCACCATGTTGGTTTAAATACATGGCAAGGTGAAGGTGTGCCGCCGCAAATGCCAAATTCCGTTGGCTTGAAATATTTCACAATTGTACTAGTAGATGAAAAAGAAAAAGAGCAAGTGTGTGAAAGCTTAAAATATATTGGCGCGATTGCTATGTATAAAGATGGAATAATGCAAGTAGAAGATCCGTTTGGTCACTGTATTCAATTGATTGTAAAAGGAGAAGCCTAA
- a CDS encoding 4a-hydroxytetrahydrobiopterin dehydratase, with amino-acid sequence MMQRLTDEEVQEELAKLDKWTVKDEKWIERKYMFSDYLKGVEFVSEAAKLSEEHNHHPFILIQYKAVIITLSSWNAKGLTKLDFELARQFNELFLQNEKAIIRK; translated from the coding sequence ATAATGCAACGACTAACAGATGAAGAAGTGCAAGAGGAATTAGCAAAGCTAGATAAATGGACAGTGAAAGATGAAAAATGGATTGAAAGAAAATATATGTTTTCCGACTACTTAAAAGGTGTCGAATTTGTCTCTGAAGCCGCCAAACTATCAGAAGAACACAATCACCATCCATTTATCCTTATCCAGTATAAAGCAGTCATTATTACTTTGTCATCCTGGAATGCAAAAGGTTTAACAAAACTTGATTTCGAGCTAGCAAGACAGTTTAATGAACTCTTTTTACAAAATGAAAAAGCAATTATAAGAAAGTAA